The DNA segment GACCTGAAAGAGAAAAATCAATTATTGATAGATTAGAAAAAATAAATAATGAAAAAAATGGTCTATTAAATAGAAATGCTATTGAAGCATTATTTTTAGAGATTTTTGCAATATCAAGAAATATAGAGTTACCAGAAAATATTGGATATCTTGGTCCTCAAGGAAGTTTTACACATCAAGCAGCAGAAGCTAGATTTGGCGCTATGAGTTCTTATGTTTCAATTAGTTCTATTAAAGGAATCTTCAAAGAATTAGAATTAAAAAAGATAAAATACGGTGTTGTTCCTATAGAAAATTCGTCTAATGGAATAGTAAACGATACTATAAATGGGTTTTCAAATTTTAATTCAAAAATTATTGCTGAAGTTGTTTTAAATATTCATCATACATTAGCAACAACTTGTGATAAAATTTCTGATATAAAGAAAATATATTCAAAAGATATAGCTTTTGATCAATGTAGAAAGTTTTTAACGAATTTTGGATTAGATGAAGTAGAATTAATTCCTGTTGAATCTACTACCAAAGCTGCAAAATTATCAGCAATTGAACCAAATAGTGCAGCAATTTGTCCTCATGTTGCTGCAAAATTGTATAATCTTCCAATATTATTTGAAAATATTGAAGATAAAGACAATAATAAAACTAGATTTTTTATATTAAGTGATTTTGAAAACACTCCAAGTGGAAATGATAAGACTTCAATTTTAGTAAATCTTCCAGATGAACAAGGATCTCTAGTGAAGTTTTTAAATGATTTTAATGATGCAGGAATAAATTTAACAAAAATAAAATCTCATATAGTAGAAGGAAATTCTATATTTTTTATAGATTTTGATGGACACAAAGATGATGAAAATGTTAAAAAAGTTTTAGAAAAACATAAATCAAGTATTAAGATTTTAGGATCTTACGTTAAAGAGATAAAAGATATTTAAAGGAAAAATTATGAAATTTAATAAAGTATTGAAAAATTTATCAACTTATGAAGCTGGAAAACCAATTGAATTAGTTGTAAGAGAATATGGTATAGATCCAAAAGAGGTTGTAAAATTAGCTTCTAATGAAAATCCATATGGAACAAGTCCTAAAGTTGTTGCAAAAATAGAGAGTTTGGCAAAAAATATGTATTTATATCCAGATGATTCTATGTTTGAATTAAAAGAAGCATTAGCAAATAAATTTGATTTAGAAAGTAAAAATGTAATTATTGGTTCAGGAAGTGATCAAATTTTAGAGTTTTGCATCCATGCAAAATGTAAAAAGAAATCAAATGTTTTAATGGCAAAAACTACATTTGCAATGTATGAAATTTATTCAAAACAAGTTGGAGCAAATGTTATAAAAACAGAAAGTAGCCAACATAATTTAAAAGAGCTTTCAAAATTATATAAAAAACATGGGGCAGATGTAATTTTTCTTTGTATTCCTAATAATCCATTAGGTGAATGTTTAGACAAAGATGAAGTTTATGAATTTTTAAAAACTATTGATAAAAATACATTAGTTGTAGTTGATGGTGCTTATCAAGAATATGCAAGTTTTAAAGATGAGAAAAAAAGAATTTGTCCAAAAGATTTAATCTCTAAATTTCCAAATGCAATTTATTTAGGAACTTTTTCAAAAGCTTATGCTCTTGGAGGAATGAGAGTTGGTTATGGTTTAGCTCAACCTGAAATTATTTCAACTTTCTATAAAATTAGAGCACCTTTTAATATTACAACTTTAAGTTTAGCAGCTGCAATTGAAGCTTTAAAAGATGAAGATTTTGTAAAAGAGTGTATTGCAAAAAACTTTATTGAAATGAAAAGATACGAAGAGTATGCATCTAAAAAAGGATTTGAATATATACCTTCATATACAAATTTTATTACAATATTATTCAAAGATTTTGTTTCAAAAACAGTTGCTCAAAAACTTCTTGAAAGAGGAATGATTGTAAGAGATTTAACAGGGTATGGTTTAAATGCAATAAGAGTTACTATTGGAACAAATGATCAAAATACAAAGTTGTTTAAATTATTAGATGAAGTTTTAGAAGGGTTAAAATAGTAGATATTATGGAAATAAAAGGAAAATCAGTAGAAGAATTAGAAGAGGTAGCTTCTAAAATTAGGGAGAGAATTATTGATGTGGTATCAAGAAAAGGTGGTCACTTCTCTTCAACTTTAGGAGCTGTTGAACTAACTCTTGGAATGCATTATGTATTTGATGTAAATAGTGATCCTTTTATTTTTGATGTTTCTCATCAATGTTATGCTCATAAACTTTTGACAAATAGATGGGAAGAATTTGAAACTATAAGACAGTTTGGTGGATTATGTGGATTTACTAAACCAAATGAAAGCAATGCAGATTATTTTGTTGCAGGTCATAGTTCTACTTCAATTTCTCTTGCTGTTGGTGCTGCAAAATCAATAAAACTAAAAAATCAAGATAGAGTACCTGTTGTTATGATAGGTGATGGTTCTATGAGTGCTGGTATGGTATATGAAGCCTTAAATGAACTAGGAGATTTAAAACTTCCTGTCGTGATAATTTTAAATGATAATGAAATGAGTATTGCAAAGCCAATAGGCGCAATATCAAAATATTTATCAAAAATTCTTGCAGGAAAATTTTATCAAAGTTTTAAAGCAAGAGTAGATAAATTTATTAGAAATAATATGCCTGAAGGTACAACATATTTAGCAAAAAGATTAGAAAGTTCAATTAAGTTAATAACTCCTGGAATATTGTTTGAAGAGATGGGAATAGATTATATTGGACCAATTGATGGTCATGATATTGAAGAGATAATTGATACTTTAAATATTGCAAAATCTATGCAAAAACCTGTTATTGTACACGCAAAAACAGTAAAAGGTAAAGGTTATAAAATAGCTGAAGGTCAACATGAACATTGGCATGGAGTAGGTCCTTTTAATGTAGAAGATGGTGAATTTATTAAAAAATCTACACAAAAAAGTGCAACATCAGTTTATTCGTATAGTCTTTTAAATCTTGCAAAAAAATATGAAAATGTAGTTGGTGTAACTGCTGCAATGCCAAGTGGTACAGGGGTAGATAAATTGATTGAAGCTTATCCTAATAGATTTTGGGATGTTGCAATTGCAGAGCAACATGCAGTTACTTCAATGGCTGCTATGGCAAAAGAAGGATTTAAACCTTTTATAACTATTTATTCTACTTTTTTACAAAGAGGATTTGATCAAATAATTCATGATGTATCTATTATGAATCTACCTGTTGTATTTGCTATGGATAGAGCAGGAATTGTAGGTAATGATGGTGAAACACATCAAGGGGCTTTTGATATAAATTTTCTAAGGTTTATCCCAAACATGATTTTATTTGCTCCTAGAGATAATGAAACATTAGAAAATTCATTGGAATTTGCTTATACTTTAAGTAGTCCTTGTGCTATTAGATATCCAAGAGGTTCTTTTAAAGAACTAGATTTTAAAGCTACTAATTTTGAATTAGGTAAAGCAGAATTATTAAAAGATGGTAACTCAAATAAACTTTTTATAGGATATGGAAATGGTGTATCAAAAGCAATAGATGTAGAGAAACTTCATGAAGAAGATATTGCTATTTTAGATTTAAGATTTATAAAACCAATTGATAAAAATATATTAAAAACTCTTAGTGATAAATATGATAGTTGGTATGTGTTTAGTGATTCTCAAAAACAAGGCGGTGTTGCAAGTGCAATAATGGAAGCTTTAAGTGAATTAGAAATTACAAATATAAATATAAAATCTTTTGAATATGAAGATAGTTTTATTGAGCATGGAGATACAACTAAAGTTGAAGAATCTTTAGGACTTTTAGCTAAACAATTAGTCTTATTAGTCGATAAATAGGACAAATAGTATCCTATTTTTATATGTTTTTTTATTATTTTATTCAAAAATAACTATTAATTTAACTTTCATTTAATAATTTTTATCCTAAGATTAATAAAATCAAATAGGAGGATTTTAATTATGAAACTAAAAATTTCTTTAGTAGTACTTTTAGGTGCAAGTAGTTTATTTGCTAGCAGTGAATTGGTTACGAAAGCGAAAAATGCTGGTTTAGAGCCAATACCAAGTTCAAAACCAGAGCTTATGAAATTAATTGATGATAAAAAAGACCCAATTACGGATGCAAAAGTAGAGTTAGGGAAAAAACTATATTTTGATCCAAGATTATCTAGAAGTAATTTAATCTCTTGTAATACATGTCATAACCTTGGACTTGGTGGAGCTGATGGAGTTCCAGCAGCAATTGGACATGGATGGACAGCAAATCCACATCATTTAAACTCACCAACAGTTTATAACTCAGTGTTCTTTAAAGCACAATTTTGGGATGGAAGAAGTCCACATTTAGCTGATCAAGCACAAGGTCCAGTTCAAGCAGGTCCAGAAATGGCAGCACCACCAGCATTAGTTGAGGAAAGAATTAATTCAATTCCAGCTTATGTTGATGAATTTAAAAATGCTTATGGAAAAGATGTAAAAGTTGATTTTGCAAAAATTACTGAAACTATTGCAACTTTTGAAAAAACTCTTGTTACTCCATCAAGATTTGATAAATTCTTAAGTGGTGATTCAAAAGCTTTAACTAAAGAAGAACAAGAAGGGCTAACTACATTTATAGATAAAGGTTGTACAGCTTGTCATACAGGAATTGCTCTTGGTGGAACAATGCAACCATTCCAAGTTGCTCAACAATATAAATTCACAAATGTAGGTGATTTTAAAGGTGATAAAAATGGAATGGTTAAAACTCCAACTCTAAGAAATATTACTGAAACAGCACCATACTTCCATAATGGACAAATTTGGTCATTAAATGATGCAGTAAAAGAGATGGGTTCTGTACAATTAGGAATAACTATTACAGATGCAGATGCAGCTAAAATAGTAACATTCTTAAAAGCATTAAAAGGTGATAAACCAGCTATAGTTTATCCACAACTACCAGAGTCTACTGATAAAACTCCAAAACCATCTTTTGATTAAAGGCTAGGGAAAATTCCCTAGTCTTTTAATATTAATAATAAATAATATTTAATCTTAGTAAAATCTATATTTTTAGAAAAGGAATTAATTTTTCAATACTAAGTCCCATAGCTGTACTTTCAAGTCCAGTAATACTTTTTATATAAGGTTTACAAAAGTCTTCAACCATAATAGCACCCGCTTTACCAAAACACTTTCCACTATCTAAATAATTTATCATATCTTTTTCATCAAATTTACTAAATTCATAAGCTGTAATTGAAATATCTATAAGTTCTATATTAAGGCTTTTATAAATCATACAAGTAATTACAGATGTTTTATTAGAACTTTGAAGTTCTAGCATATATTTTGCATCTTGGTAATCTTTTGCTTTTCTTAAAAGTCTTCCTTCACAAGTTACAACACTATCTGCAACTAATAAAGGTATTTCAATGCCGTAAGTGCTATATAATTCATTAAATTTACCTTTTGTTGCTAAGTAACAAAATTCTTTTGGATTTGTTGTTTTTATACTATCTTCATCGAAGCAACCACCACTTTGAATAAAATCTATTTTAAAATCTTTTAAGATTTTAGCTCTTGTCGGTGAATTTGAACCAAGTCTTATCACTAAGCATCCTTTTTTTCGTTGAATTATACTAAGTTTTTATATAATACGATTTTAATAAATTAGGATTATCATGATACTTCTTTCCAGATTCTCAGGACTTTTGATATTTTTGAGTTTTATTTTTGCAATTTATTCATATTTTATTGATGATAGCTTTAAAATATATTCTGTAAGTACTATTTGGATTGCTTCAGCTATACTTTTTTTTACAATAAAATCAAAAAAACTAATTTTAATACTACTTTCTTTATCATTGCTATCTTTTTTATATAGTTATATAAAAGGATATAGTATAGATTTTATAAAAGCACTAAGTGTAAATTTATATCTACTTACACTTTTAATTTCTGTAGGTTTTTTAAAGCTTATAGCAACCCCTAGAAGAGATAAAGATGATTTACCAAATGGTAAGTCATCTTTTATAAAAACATATATAGGAATTCATTTATTTGGTTCTATTATAAATCTATCAGCATTGCTTTTAGTAGCAGATAAAATGTATAAAAAAGCTAAATTGACACCTTTACAAATTATTGTGTTGACACGTTCATTTGCAAGTGATGCTTATTGGTCACCATTTTTTGTTGCCTTTGCCGCAGCTTTAACATATGCACCAAATTTAAACACTTATTCAATAATTTCATTTGGAATAGTTTTAGCATTTTTAGCATTTTTAATAACATATTTCGATGCTAGCAGAAATTTTGATTTAGATAATTTTTATGGATATCCATTATCTTTACAAACTTTATATCTACCATTGATTTTATCTTTCTTTGTTTTAATAACACACAACTATTTTAAAGATTTAAAAATCATTTTACTTATATCACTTTTTGCTTTTTTATTAACGATTTTGATTTTACCAATTAAAAAAGGTATCAAAGAAAGTATCAACATTCTAAAATTTCATATAATAGATGAGTTACCAAAAATGAAAAGTGAAATTTCACTTTTCTTAGTAGCAGGACTATTTGGTATATTAGCTAGCAGTGTGTTAATAGGAATTAACTTTAAATTACCATTTCTTATTTTTGATTATAAAGTTGCATCTATTGTTTTATTTATTTTCATTCTTTTGGCATTTATAGGAATTCATCCAATTATATCAATATCTATTTTAGGTGATTTTTTTCAAAGTGCAAATCATACACTTCTGGCAATGACATTTTTAATGGCATGGGCAACAACAGTTTCGACATCACCAATTTCAGGTTTAAATCTTACAATGAGTGCTAGATATAATTGTGATCCAAAAGAAATATTTAAATTGAATATATTTTATGCAATAAAGATGTATTTAATATGCGTAATCTTGCTATTTTTTATGTCAAAATTTTTAGGTATTTAAAAAGTTATATCAGAAGAGTTTAGTTTATAACTCTTCTTGCAGTCCAGTAAGAATCTTTGTAAAATGGTTTATCAAGTTTTGTATATTGTATACCTTTAATTGAAGCATGTAAGAATTCACCATTTCCTGTATAAACACCAACATGTTTATCTACTTTACTTGTTTTAAAGAATACTAAATCACCTGGTTGAAGTTCAGATTTTTTAACTTCAATTCCTTCATTAACTTGAGTTATTGTTGATCTAGAAAGTGTGTAATCAAATTTTTCTTTAAACATTTTCTGAATGAATGCAGAACAATCTATCCCATTTTTACCTGTTCCACCCATTCTGTATTTAATATGTTTTGTTTCGTTGTAAAATTCATTAAATACTTTTACTTTCTCATTTTTATTTAAATATGCGTAGCTATTTGAATAATTGTTTTCACTTTTTTGATTTTTGTTTACTTTTGCAATTTTTTGCAATTTTGTATTTTTATTTTTAGCTACTTTATTGTTAGTTTTAACAATCTTTTTATTTTCTACTTTATTTTTTGTAATTTTATTTTGCTGAGTAGATTTTGATTTTTTATCTGTTTTAGTTTTTGTATTTTTACTTTGAATATTTTGTTTTTTTTGTTGAGGTTTTTGTTTTTCTATTTTAGATGAATTTTTACTACTTTGATTCGCATACAAGTTACCCTGTATAGAAAAAAATAATAAAAATAACGTGGTTATGATTGAAATTTTCTTTAACATTAATTTACCTTACTATTTGAATACTCTTTGAGCTTTCCAATAATTTTTTGCGAAGTAATCACTTTCTAATTCTGAAATTGTTACTCCAATTTTTGTTGAAGCATGCATAAATTTTCCATCTTCAATATATATACCAACATGATTTGTTCTACCCGTTTTGAAAAATACTAAATCACCCATTTGAAGCTCAGATTTTTTTATTGGTTTTCCAATTCTTGCTTGCTCTCCAGTACTTCTTGGAAGAGTCAAATTAAACTTTTCTTTTAAAGCTTTTTGTACAAAACCAGAACAATCAATTCCATTCTTTGATGTTCCTCCCATTTTGTATCTTACACCTTCCCAATTATTGTAAAAATCAAATAAATTGTTATTGATTTTTACTTGTTTTGAAGTATAGTCACTTTTTGTATTAAAAACATCAATATTTTTAGCTTTATTCACATTTAACTTATTGTTAGGAAATGTTGCCTTTTGATGTATAGAGACCTGTTTTTCAGTATTTTGATACTTCGAAATATCCACTTTCTCTTCAGTTGTTTTATAAGAACAACCTGTGAAAAACAGGGTACTAAGCAGTGTAATAACAAATATTTTACCGGCTTTCATATAGTTTAACTCCCCTTTTTTTAGTGAAAAAATTTCTTTATCTTAGTTAAAAATTGTAAATATGTCAAGTCTAAAAATTTAAATAGTATAATGAACTTTTATTTTATGGGGGCTAAAATGTTTAAAATTTTAAAAATCTTACCATTAATTTTTGTATTAAATTCTTGTATTTCTTCAAAAAATGTTTCATTTAATAATAATTTTAGTAATCTTAAAAAGCAAAATACATATGACTATTGTTCAAAATTTTCATATATTGCAAATGTTGAAGATATCAAATATAAAAAATTGTTTATTGAGTATATAAATCTTGATCAAAATTGTAAATGGAATGGACTAGCAAGTGGATTCTTTATATCATTATTTAAAGATAATTTAAAAGTTAAATCTTTTGAATATGTAGAGAAATATGATTTTAAAAATATTGAAATACTTACATATATAATAGATGATATATATTATGTAGATTTTATAAATGAATTTGGTGTTTTTGATGATAAATTAATTATTGATTATAGTGGTATATATACAGATGAAATTTTGAGAAAAAATGGTAAGATTAATAACTATAAAGATTATCCTAGGCTTGATTTTAATTATGATAAAAGCTTAGTTAGGTTTAACTTTATAAATAACTATTTTTCAAGAGATAGTGAAAATTTTAGAAATTAAAGGATATATATGGATAAAGTAAGAATTTTACCAACATTTATTTTAGGATTTTTTATTTTTATTGGTTTGCTAAGCTTAGGATATTTTATATCAGATGCTTTTTTAAAATCAAAAGATTTAGAAAGAACAGTTGTTGTAAAAGGTTTATCAGAGAAAGAAGTTTTGGCTGATGTAGTTATTATGCCTATAAAAATTACTCAGACAAGTAATGATTTAGAATCTTTAATTCAAAAAATTGATTTGGATACAAAAGAGATAATTAAATTTCTGAATGATAATGGTCTAAAAGATCAAGATATTACACTTGGTGCAGTATCAATAGTTGATAAAATGGCAAACGAATTTTCAAATCAAGAATTTTCTATGAGATATTTAGCTTCAAAAGTTATAAATATTTATAGTAACGAAGTTGAAAAAATTAGAGCATTGAATGGAAAATTATCAGAATTATCGCAAAAAGGTATTTTATTTAAAACAGATGATTATGATACGAAAATAGAGTATATATATACAAATTTAAATGATATAAAACCAAATATGATAGAAGAAGCTACTTCAAATGCAAGGACTGTTGCACAAAAATTTGCTCAAGATTCTAATAGTAAATTAGGAAAAATTAAAAAAGCTACTCAAGGTCAGTTTGAGGTTGTTAGTCGTGATAAAAATAGTGAACATATAAAGAAGGTTAGAATAGTATCTACAATAGAGTACTATTTAGCAGATTAAGAGGAGTTATAACCCTCTTAATCTTATTCCTAGAACTAAAGCTAAAAGACCTAAAATGATGTTTGTTGGAATAAGATATTTTGCTAATGGATTTAATTGATTTTTTGCTGTTAAAAAATCACCATTATTAAAAGCATTTTGAGCTTTTTCTCTTTTAACATATATAACTACAAAAATAATGGACATAATTGTCCAAATAATTTCTTTTATAACAACAAATTTATAAAGCTCCCCATTTTTAAATTCTAAGGCTAAAATCATAGTAATAGCTGTAATTAAAAGTATAACTATTGATGGAATAACCATAGAAAAAAATCTTTTTAAGTTTTCTAAAGTTCTTCCTAATTTTATTTTTGGCTCTTCAATAGCTTGCATAGAGTAGTGAACTGCAAATCTAATCACAATCATCCCACCAATCCAAATTATAGCAGATAATACATGTAAAAAAATAATTAAAGTTGAGAAATTATTAAAAAATTCACTCAATTTTAAACCTTATAAATTCTCTTTTGCATAGTTTAACGCTGCAATTCTTGCTTCTTCAATTTTTGTTATATCTTTTCCACCAGCAGTTGCGAAGTCAGGTCTTCCACCACCACCACCACCAACTATTGGTGCAATATTTTTAATCCAATCACCAGCTTTGATAGATGTATTTTTGCTTCCTGCAACTATCATTACTTTATCATCTTTTGCTTGTAAAAGTAAAATTGCAAGTTTTTCAGTCGCATTTTTCATATCATCAACTATTTTCTTTAAATCACCATTTTCTATAACACTAACTACTACTTTTGTATCATCAATCATTTCTTCATTTATAGGAGAAATAGTTTTGCTTTGTACATTTTTTATTTCGTTTTTAAGTTCTTTTATCTCATTTTTAAGTTTTTTTATTCCACTTATTAAATCATTTGATTTAATTTCAGTTTGAATCATAGATAGTTTACTTAATTGCTCTTTTATATATTTAAACGCACTAGCTCCAACAACTGCTTCAATTCTTCTAATACCTGCGCTTACACCAGATTCTTTTACTATATAAAAGCTTCCTATATCAGCTGTATTTTTTACGTGAGTTCCTCCACAGAATTCAATAGAAACATCTCCACCAAAACTAACAACTCGTACAACTTCACCATATTTTTCTCCAAACATAGCAATTGCACCTTTATTTTTAGCAATTTCAAGAGGTAATTCTTCTACAACTCCATTTAGACCTCTAGTAATCATAGAGTTTACTAAGTCTTCAACTTCGTTAATTTGTTCATTTGTCATAGCTTTAGGATACGTAAAATCAAATCTAAGTTTAGACGAATCATTAAATGAACCTGCTTGAGAAACACTGTCTCCTAAAACCATTTTTAAAGCACTTTGTAATAAGTGAGTAGCACTATGATGTTTTGCTACTTCATATCTGTTTATAACAACCGCTTCTATAACTTGATTTTGTGAAAGTTTTGTACCTTGAGTATCAACTTTTGATAAGTTAAGATTATGAAATTTTGAAGTTTCAAGAACTAAAGCATTTTTTCCATCAAATTCTATTGCTCCAATATCACCATTTTGTCCACCACTTGTAGCATAAAATGGCGTTGAATCTAGTAGTACCCAACCTATCTGATTTTCTAAATTCTTTACTTCTTTAAAATTTTCATCAAGAAGTGCCAAAATTTTTGAAGTGTATGTAGTATTTGTATAACCTACGAATTTATTTTCTCCATATTTTTCAAGTAAAGTTTTAAAATCTCCTTCATTTGAGGCATCTCCACTACCTTTCCATGCAGCTTTTGCCATAGATTTTTGATTTGCCATTAATTCATCAAATTTTTCTATGTCTACTTTTAATCCTTTATCTTTTAACATATCTTCTGTTAAATCTAAAGGGAATCCATATGTATCATATAGTTTAAATGCAACTTCACCACTAAAGATAGTTTTTGTATTTTCTAACTCTTCACTAAATAAACTCATTCCTAAATCTATAGTCTTAAAGAATCTTTCTTCTTCTAGTGTTAATTGCTCTTTTATATAATTTGAATTTTCTTTTAGTTCTACATAATGTTCACCCATAATGCCAACTAAAGTATCTACTAGTTTTGACATAAATGGTTTTCTAAGTCCTATTAGGTAACCGTGTCTTATTGCTCTTCTTAAAATTCTTCTAAGAACATAAGGTCTTCCCTCATTTCCAAATAAAATCCCTTGAGATAGCATAAATGATGTGGCTCTAAGGTGATCTGCAATTACTCTATATGAACCAATACTATCATTTGTAGCTTTTTTATTAGCAATTTTTTCAAGAGCTTCAATAATTGGTTTAAAGTTTGAAGAGTCAAAATTGTTTAAAACTCCTTCTTTAATTGCAATTACTCTTTCTAGTCCCATTCCTGTATCAATTGAAGGTTTTGGAAGAGGAATTAATTCACCATCTTTTGTTCTTTCATATTGCATAAATACAAGATTCCAAATCTCTAAAAATCTGTCTCCATCTCCACCCATTTTGTCTTCAGGTCCATTAAAGTTCTCTTCACCTTGGTCATAGAAAATCTCACTGCAAGGTCCACAAGCACCAGTGTCTCCCATTGACCAGAAGTTATCTTTATCTCCAAATCTCATTATTCTTGAAGGATCTATGTACTTTGTCCAAATATTAAATGCTTCATCATCACTTGTATGAACTGTAACCCAAAGTTTTTCAATAGGAAGTGAAAGATTAACTGTTACAAATTCCCAAGCATATGCTATTGCATCTTCTTTAAAATAATCACCAAAAGAAAAGTTTCCAAGCATTTCAAAAAGTGTATGGTGTCTTGCTGTATAACCTACATTTTCTAAATCATTATGTTTTCCACCAGCTCTTACACAAAGTTGGCAAGATGTAGCTCTTTTATTTTCTGGAGCAGGTATATTTCCTGTAAAAATATCTTTAAACTGTACCATTCCAGCATTTGTAAACATTAAAGTTGGGTCATCAGGAACCAATGGCATTGATGATATAACAGCATGCCCTTTACTTTTAAAGAATTCTAAATACTCTTTTCTAATATCCATATAATTTTTTCCGTTTTATGAAATTTTTCTTATTTTATCAAAATTATTATTTACTCTAGATTAGTGAAAAAACTTAAGAATAAAAGAAGATTTAAGTTTTTTATCGCTAAAATAAAATCACTTTAATTGTACACATTTACAATAAAGTTTTGAGTAATTTAAAAAATTTAATAAATAAGGACTAAAAATGGGTAAATATATTGAATTAACAACGGCAAATTTTGATGAAATAACAAGTAAAGGTGTATCAATGGTTGACTTTTGGGCTCCATGGTGTGGTCCTTGTAGAATGATTGCTCCTGTTATTGATGAATTAGC comes from the Aliarcobacter cibarius genome and includes:
- the maf gene encoding septum formation inhibitor Maf, with protein sequence MIRLGSNSPTRAKILKDFKIDFIQSGGCFDEDSIKTTNPKEFCYLATKGKFNELYSTYGIEIPLLVADSVVTCEGRLLRKAKDYQDAKYMLELQSSNKTSVITCMIYKSLNIELIDISITAYEFSKFDEKDMINYLDSGKCFGKAGAIMVEDFCKPYIKSITGLESTAMGLSIEKLIPFLKI
- the dxs gene encoding 1-deoxy-D-xylulose-5-phosphate synthase, giving the protein MEIKGKSVEELEEVASKIRERIIDVVSRKGGHFSSTLGAVELTLGMHYVFDVNSDPFIFDVSHQCYAHKLLTNRWEEFETIRQFGGLCGFTKPNESNADYFVAGHSSTSISLAVGAAKSIKLKNQDRVPVVMIGDGSMSAGMVYEALNELGDLKLPVVIILNDNEMSIAKPIGAISKYLSKILAGKFYQSFKARVDKFIRNNMPEGTTYLAKRLESSIKLITPGILFEEMGIDYIGPIDGHDIEEIIDTLNIAKSMQKPVIVHAKTVKGKGYKIAEGQHEHWHGVGPFNVEDGEFIKKSTQKSATSVYSYSLLNLAKKYENVVGVTAAMPSGTGVDKLIEAYPNRFWDVAIAEQHAVTSMAAMAKEGFKPFITIYSTFLQRGFDQIIHDVSIMNLPVVFAMDRAGIVGNDGETHQGAFDINFLRFIPNMILFAPRDNETLENSLEFAYTLSSPCAIRYPRGSFKELDFKATNFELGKAELLKDGNSNKLFIGYGNGVSKAIDVEKLHEEDIAILDLRFIKPIDKNILKTLSDKYDSWYVFSDSQKQGGVASAIMEALSELEITNINIKSFEYEDSFIEHGDTTKVEESLGLLAKQLVLLVDK
- the hisC gene encoding histidinol-phosphate transaminase codes for the protein MKFNKVLKNLSTYEAGKPIELVVREYGIDPKEVVKLASNENPYGTSPKVVAKIESLAKNMYLYPDDSMFELKEALANKFDLESKNVIIGSGSDQILEFCIHAKCKKKSNVLMAKTTFAMYEIYSKQVGANVIKTESSQHNLKELSKLYKKHGADVIFLCIPNNPLGECLDKDEVYEFLKTIDKNTLVVVDGAYQEYASFKDEKKRICPKDLISKFPNAIYLGTFSKAYALGGMRVGYGLAQPEIISTFYKIRAPFNITTLSLAAAIEALKDEDFVKECIAKNFIEMKRYEEYASKKGFEYIPSYTNFITILFKDFVSKTVAQKLLERGMIVRDLTGYGLNAIRVTIGTNDQNTKLFKLLDEVLEGLK
- a CDS encoding SIMPL domain-containing protein, whose translation is MDKVRILPTFILGFFIFIGLLSLGYFISDAFLKSKDLERTVVVKGLSEKEVLADVVIMPIKITQTSNDLESLIQKIDLDTKEIIKFLNDNGLKDQDITLGAVSIVDKMANEFSNQEFSMRYLASKVINIYSNEVEKIRALNGKLSELSQKGILFKTDDYDTKIEYIYTNLNDIKPNMIEEATSNARTVAQKFAQDSNSKLGKIKKATQGQFEVVSRDKNSEHIKKVRIVSTIEYYLAD
- a CDS encoding NlpC/P60 family protein, encoding MKAGKIFVITLLSTLFFTGCSYKTTEEKVDISKYQNTEKQVSIHQKATFPNNKLNVNKAKNIDVFNTKSDYTSKQVKINNNLFDFYNNWEGVRYKMGGTSKNGIDCSGFVQKALKEKFNLTLPRSTGEQARIGKPIKKSELQMGDLVFFKTGRTNHVGIYIEDGKFMHASTKIGVTISELESDYFAKNYWKAQRVFK
- a CDS encoding C40 family peptidase translates to MLKKISIITTLFLLFFSIQGNLYANQSSKNSSKIEKQKPQQKKQNIQSKNTKTKTDKKSKSTQQNKITKNKVENKKIVKTNNKVAKNKNTKLQKIAKVNKNQKSENNYSNSYAYLNKNEKVKVFNEFYNETKHIKYRMGGTGKNGIDCSAFIQKMFKEKFDYTLSRSTITQVNEGIEVKKSELQPGDLVFFKTSKVDKHVGVYTGNGEFLHASIKGIQYTKLDKPFYKDSYWTARRVIN
- a CDS encoding cytochrome-c peroxidase: MKLKISLVVLLGASSLFASSELVTKAKNAGLEPIPSSKPELMKLIDDKKDPITDAKVELGKKLYFDPRLSRSNLISCNTCHNLGLGGADGVPAAIGHGWTANPHHLNSPTVYNSVFFKAQFWDGRSPHLADQAQGPVQAGPEMAAPPALVEERINSIPAYVDEFKNAYGKDVKVDFAKITETIATFEKTLVTPSRFDKFLSGDSKALTKEEQEGLTTFIDKGCTACHTGIALGGTMQPFQVAQQYKFTNVGDFKGDKNGMVKTPTLRNITETAPYFHNGQIWSLNDAVKEMGSVQLGITITDADAAKIVTFLKALKGDKPAIVYPQLPESTDKTPKPSFD
- the pheA gene encoding chorismate mutase, whose amino-acid sequence is MANEDGLLELREQLDSIDNKILDLLNNRMKLVHKVGALKAKSGGAIYRPEREKSIIDRLEKINNEKNGLLNRNAIEALFLEIFAISRNIELPENIGYLGPQGSFTHQAAEARFGAMSSYVSISSIKGIFKELELKKIKYGVVPIENSSNGIVNDTINGFSNFNSKIIAEVVLNIHHTLATTCDKISDIKKIYSKDIAFDQCRKFLTNFGLDEVELIPVESTTKAAKLSAIEPNSAAICPHVAAKLYNLPILFENIEDKDNNKTRFFILSDFENTPSGNDKTSILVNLPDEQGSLVKFLNDFNDAGINLTKIKSHIVEGNSIFFIDFDGHKDDENVKKVLEKHKSSIKILGSYVKEIKDI